Proteins encoded by one window of Electrophorus electricus isolate fEleEle1 chromosome 17, fEleEle1.pri, whole genome shotgun sequence:
- the stard7 gene encoding stAR-related lipid transfer protein 7, mitochondrial: MFQSVHPFLSARTIRLRCSTAFSECKAPSKSGTVAWLGRRVGLVLTWLQKTGEGTRELGCVKKKKKEGLMSILVNHCSFVTGQRLRRAFQIAELYSNLYSERTRWTLVGSIWRRLQSKHAPAGKLAAALAGVFMWEDEKIRDDEMGRCVKELQALDAARPLAATAARGSRQTDAGWEVVMEEKSFRVWRRPIEGSHLFEYRVFGSYTDITPRQFFNVQLDTEYRKKWDALVIKLEVVDRDQSTGSEIIHWATHFPYPMYSRDYVYVRRYDVDPMNKLMILVSRAVEHPSVPETKEFVRVHSYRSRMVIRPHKSFDENGFDYLLTYSDDPQTVFPRYCLSWMVSSGMPNFLEKLHTAALRAKNMEVHIHDYVGVPKLAQQVPPERLEDDVHAAGSTRIYA; the protein is encoded by the exons ATGTTCCAGTCCGTTCATCCGTTCCTGAGTGCCCGCACCATTCGTCTGCGGTGCTCGACTGCTTTCAGTGAGTGCAAAGCACCCAGTAAATCAGGCACCGTGGCCTGGCTGGGTCGGCGCGTGGGACTGGTACTCACGTGGCTTCAAAAAACAGGGGAAGGCACGCGTGAACTTGGTTGtgttaaaaagaagaagaaggaagggCTGATGTCCATCTTGGTCAACCACTGTAGTTTTGTCACAGGACAGAGATTACGACGAGCGTTTCAGATTGCCGAACTGTACTCAAACCTGTACTCCGAGAGGACTAGGTGGACGTTGGTTGGCAGTATATGGCGCAGGCTGCAGAGCAAGCATGCTCCTGCAGGAAAACTGGCAGCTGCACTGGCTGGAGTCTTCATGTGGGAAGACGAGAAGATAAGAGATGACGAAATGGGAAG gtgtgtaaaGGAGCTGCAGGCACTGGATGCCGCGCGACCGCTGGCTGCTACCGCTGCACGAGGGAGTAGGCAGACAGATGCTGGCTGGGAGGTCGTCATGGAGGAGAAATCATTCAGAGTTTGGAGGAGACCCATTGAAGGAAGCCACCTCTTTGAGTACAGAG taTTTGGTTCATACACTGACATTACCCCCAGACAGTTCTTCAATGTCCAG CTGGACACCGAGTACAGGAAGAAGTGGGACGCTCTGGTCATCAAACTGGAGGTGGTGGACAGGGACCAAAGCACGGGCTCCGAGATCATCCACTGGGCCACACATTTCCCT TATCCCATGTACTCCAGAGACTACGTGTATGTGCGCCGCTATGATGTGGACCCAATGAACAAATTGATGATCCTCGTGTCCAG AGCGGTGGAACACCCCAGCGTGCCCGAGACAAAGGAGTTTGTTCGTGTTCACTCATATCGCTCCAGAATGGTCATCCGTCCCCACAAGTCCTTTGATGAG AATGGGTTTGACTACTTGCTGACCTATAGTGATGACCCCCAGACAGTCTTCCCCCGCTACTGCCTGAGCTGGATGGTGTCCAGTG GCATGCCCAATTTCCTGGAGAAGCTCCACACCGCTGCCCTCAGAGCTAAGAACATGGAGGTCCACATTCACGACTATGTCGGTGTTCCAAAGCTGGCACAGCAGGTTCCCCCTGAGCGGCTAGAGGACGACGTGCATGCTGCGGGCTCCACCCGCATCTACGCTTGA
- the slc20a1b gene encoding LOW QUALITY PROTEIN: sodium-dependent phosphate transporter 1-B (The sequence of the model RefSeq protein was modified relative to this genomic sequence to represent the inferred CDS: substituted 1 base at 1 genomic stop codon) codes for MVSTTLATVTLMSTLGLATQGPMTEYLWLLVLGFVIAFILAFSVGANDVANSFGTAVGSGVVTLKVACVLATVFETLGSVMLGAKVSETIRKGIIDVNMYNGTEYLLMAGSVSAMVGSAVWQLLASFLKLPISGTHCIVGATIGYSLVAKGQQGVRWLELLRIVVSWFLSPLLSGLMSAILFYFVRIFILQKKDPVPNGLRALPVFYAVTMGINLFSIMFTGAPMLGLRXLPWWGVLLISIGCALLTGLIVWFAVCPCLKKKIEREIKSSSPSESPLMEKKDMAEVHCPILKTVPEEAMPAPALHHSQGLPMSEERRVTFDIGDSEDAEPKETELSNAPKTVHVQFNNGPTHVPSNGYSQYHTVHKDSGLYKDLLHKLHLAKVGDCMGEGGDRPIRRNNSYTSYTMAIIGLHGEIRPRESELRPADDGDKDKAGVQERKRIRMDSYTSYCNAVAEHSAPHGLEEGEVTLEMAEEDGGSSRISLEEDRADADKPEVSMLFQFLQILTACFGSFAHGGNDVSNAIGPLVALWLVYQSSSVESSAPTPIWLLLYGGVGICVGLWVWGRRVIQTMGKDLTPITPSSGFSIELASAVTVVVASNIGLPVSTTHCKVGSVVAVGWMRSRKAVDWRLFRNIFMAWFVTVPISGLISAAIMALFKYAIFD; via the exons atggtgTCAACAACTTTGGCCACAGTAACACTGATGAGCACCCTTGGGCTGGCCACCCAGGGGCCAATGACCGAATACCTGTGGCTCCTGGTGCTCGGCTTTGTTATAGCCTTCATCCTGGCCTTTTCCGTGGGTGCCAATGATGTCGCCAACTCGTTTGGCACTGCGGTTGGGTCTGGCGTGGTCACCCTGAAAGTAGCCTGCGTCCTTGCAACTGTGTTTGAGACTCTGGGCTCTGTGATGCTGGGGGCCAAGGTCAGCGAAACCATCCGCAAAGGTATCATCGACGTGAACATGTACAATGGGACGGAGTACCTTCTCATGGCTGGCTCTGTCAGCGCCATGGTTG GCTCTGCTGTGTGGCAGTTGCTAGCTTCTTTCCTGAAACTGCCCATTTCTGGTACTCACTGCATTGTAGGAGCCACCATTGGCTATTCACTGGTGGCAAAAGGTCAACAGGGAGTCAGATGGTTAGAGCTTCTACGAATTG TTGTCTCTTGGttcctgtctcctctcctttctgGTCTCATGTCTGCCATTCTCTTCTATTTTGTCCGTATATTTATCTTGCAGAAG AAGGATCCGGTACCCAATGGACTGAGGGCTTTGCCCGTCTTCTATGCTGTTACTATGGGAATCAACCTTTTTTCCATCATGTTTACAGGAGCACCGA TGCTAGGGCTTCGATAGCTGCCCTGGTGGGGCGTCCTTCTGATCTCCATCGGATGTGCCCTGCTCACTGGCCTCATTGTCTGGTTCGCCGTTTGCCCCTGTCTCAAGAAGAAGATTGAAC GTGAGATCAAGTCTTCCAGTCCCTCAGAGAGCCCCCTAATGGAGAAGAAGGACATGGCAGAGGTCCACTGTCCCATTCTCAAAACGGTTCCTGAGGAAGCCATGCCCGCCCCGGCCTTGCACCACAGCCAGGGCTTGCCTATGTCTGAGGAGCGCAGAGTTACCTTTGACATCGGAGACTCGGAAGACGCCGAACCCAAGGAGACAGAACTCAGCAATG CTCCAAAAACAGTGCATGTTCAGTTCAACAATGGCCCAACACACGTTCCCAGCAATGGCTATAGCCAGTATCACACAGTCCACAAGGACTCGGGCCTCTACAAGGATCTGCTTCACAAACTCCACCTGGCCAAGGTGGGCGACTGCATGGGTGAGGGTGGAGACCGGCCAATCCGGCGCAACAACAgctacacctcatacaccatgGCCATCATCGGCCTCCATGGTGAGATCAGGCCTCGGGAGTCGGAGCTCCGGCCAGCTGACGACGGGGACAAGGACAAGGCAGGTGTGCAGGAGCGGAAGAGGATCCGCATGGACAGCTACACCAGCTACTGCAACGCTGTGGCAGAGCACAGTGCCCCTCACGGGCTTGAAGAGGGAGAGGTCACCCTGGAGATGGCCGAGGAGGATGGAGGCAGCAGCAGGATCTCTCTGGAAGAGGACCGGGCTGACGCGGATAAGCCAGAGGTCTCCATGCTCTTCCAGTTCCTGCAGATCCTCACCGCTTGCTTTGGGTCTTTTGCTCACGGAGGAAATGACGTCAG TAACGCTATTGGTCCACTTGTGGCGCTGTGGCTGGTCTATCAGAGCAGCTCTGTGGAGTCCAGCGCACCAACTCCCATCTGGTTACTGCTGTATGGAGGAGTGGGAATCTGCGTTGGCCTCTGGGTGTGGGGCCGTCGCGTTATCCAGACAATGGGCAAAGACCTGACTCCTATCACTCCCTCCAG TGGGTTCAGTATAGAACTGGCCTCGGCTGTCACGGTGGTTGTCGCCTCCAACATAGGACTTCCTGTATCCACTACCCACTGCAAG GTGGGCTCTGTGGTGGCTGTGGGCTGGATGCGTTCCCGCAAGGCCGTGGACTGGCGTCTTTTCCGGAACATCTTCATGGCCTGGTTCGTGACTGTGCCCATCTCTGGCCTCATCAGCGCTGCCATCATGGCCCTCTTCAAATATGCCATCTTCGACTAA